In Nitrososphaerales archaeon, the sequence AAAGAACAGGGTGGCCCCTCAATCCATGAACCTGGCGGCAGTTTGCCCATCTGCGTGCATCATTTCTTTCGTGGTATTACGGTCGTCAGACTCAACCTTATTTAGTTGTCTATAACCAAGCGGAGAATGCACTTTTCTTGGCAGACTACGGAATGAGAGTAGTGCGCACCATCGAATTCGTTGCTGTCTTGACGAAATCTAGGTCGGCCTTCGCCCCATATACGAGTGGTTCGAACTCCGCGACGTTGCCCGAAGTTAAGACCTGATTCATCGATGAAGTGTATTTCCTATATGCTTCAAGCACGCTCATCTCTCGGCCTTCGTAAAATAGCATCTGCTCATCGGCAGAACGTCCGATCTCCTCCAGCTGTCTTACCATGTCCACGCTCGGATAATAATACCTGACGTGCTGTCGTCCAAGCTTGCTAACGAAATCCTCTCGTTTAACCTCGAACTTCAAGCACCGCTCGAGAAACCTCTCTCTGTCAGCGAGCTTGAATTGATCTGAGAGATCGAGCAGAAGACCCAGCCCTTTACTCCGAGAGCTGACGTGGATCAGGCCCTCAATATTGAGTAATCCAACCTGCGAGTTAATGTTGGCGCATATGGCAAGTCGTCTTTGGTGCAGATAGTTGATTGCGGCATTGGCAGGTGAATATCCTCTTGCCCTGGCCCTCGGAATCGAAACAAGCTCGCGAACGAACCTTTCCCTAACTCTGCTCTTGAAGTCCAGATTCGCAATT encodes:
- a CDS encoding CRISPR-associated endonuclease Cas1, with product MMEAPQRLPYGLSAHQVRLLGGKGVSTTQRRIQTMTERRGGLKTGMPEMIKAGGQLTKAMAESLMLSVIIATRRILDLPGPHTSYPETRAQLIEYLRLKQLGRSTLDQLLAFEARTNYHYWAAYKRILRIANLDFKSRVRERFVRELVSIPRARARGYSPANAAINYLHQRRLAICANINSQVGLLNIEGLIHVSSRSKGLGLLLDLSDQFKLADRERFLERCLKFEVKREDFVSKLGRQHVRYYYPSVDMVRQLEEIGRSADEQMLFYEGREMSVLEAYRKYTSSMNQVLTSGNVAEFEPLVYGAKADLDFVKTATNSMVRTTLIP